TTGGAAAAGTATGGCGGAGTGTGGTGTCAGGCAATGTTTTGCAATAAACCGTCCGATCGATTGAGTGCCTGCTCCGGGCTAAACTGGAGGCCGAGCCGGAAAAGGCCGGTTCCTTTCTGTTCGTCAATGTAGCGGATGGATGCGAGAACCTGTCGGTTGCTCGGCCAGAAAGGATGGCGAAAACGGAGCCTGACGGCCGAACCTATCTCAATTTTGCGGTCGCAATCGAGGGCGATGCCGAAGGGACTGACATCAAAACTGATGGCCGGTGCGAATGTCGATTCATCGGCCAGAGAAAATTCGACAATCGACTGTTTCTGCATGCGGGCAGCTTTACGGCTTTCGCTCTGGTGCGGCGAGATCACATTGCGGAAAAGCTTGGCCCGGTAAAGCTCCTCATCGGCTTTCTGAATGAGGTTCTCCGCACTCTCATGCTTCGACAGGATGAACGACAGGCCGCCGCTGATCGTCAGTGTGCCGCGATCGAGCAGGTGCTCTCCCTGAAAGCTCGCCTTTTCAATGACTTTGCGGATCCGGTCGGCAACTGAATAAGCCTGGTCGCGGCTGACATTGGATAGCAGCACGGCGAATTCTTCACCACCGTAACGGGCGGCGACATCGCCTTTGCGGATACAGTGTGAAATAATTTTTGCTACCTGCTTGAGCGCCCGGTCGCCGGCGAGATGACCGCAGCGGTCGTTTAATTGTTTGAAGTGGTCGAGGTCGAGAAGCAGGATCGCGGTGGCCGGGTCTTCGGTGGCGAACCTCTGGTTGCAAACTTTTTCGAGGAAGGACTTGAAGTAGGTCTGGTTGTATAGCCCGGTCAATCCGTCGCATATTGAGGCATTGCGGATGTCGGCCAGATCGACTGCCTCGACAATCCGGGGATCGGCGATTTCGCCGACTACCTGGTGCAGATAGTCGAGCAGTGCCGGACGCAGTGCCGAATCGACTTTTTCACCGACCAGGATTTTTTGCCGATGTGCCAGCGCCTCTTCCCAGTAGCGCCGCGCCACATTATCTTTAAATTCCTTGCCGACCAGCTCTTTTAAGGCTTCACGGAAGACCCCGTCGCCATGATCTTCATGTAAAAGTTGAAGATTATGGATCAGGGCGCGATCGTCATGACCGTATTGGCCAATGATTCGGGTAACAGAGTTCTTCATTCCCGTCCTACCTTTAATTGCAATTCATATTTAAAAAAGAACCAGAAGCGGAGGTTGCAGGGATGAAGCCAAAAACAAGGAATTGAGGAAATTGCCCCTGGATTAAGGTGTTAGAAGGGCTTAATGCCTATTCGAATCTGAATGATACGTCATGTGCCGAAATATGGAGTGGCCAAAAAACAGGATTACTGTCCAGTCGGTTTTGATTCACCACTCTCATGCAGGTAGACGGTCCGGCTCGGGAAGGCAATCTCCAGTCCCAACGCTTCGAGCGTCTCCATTATTTTCAGGCTCAAAGCCTGCCGGGCATCGAGATATTCGCCCCAGTTAGTGGTCGTGGTAAAACAATAGACCATGATGTCGAGGGATGAAGCTCCGAAGTCGGTGAAGTTGACGAGGAAGAATTCCTGATCGATGGCCGGGTCGTCCTTGAGCAGTTGCCGGATCTTTTCCACCGCCGTCTGCATCTGTTTCGAGGTCGTATCGTAGGTGACGCCGATATTCAGCTTGATGCGCCGTTTCGGCATCCGGCTGAAGTTGTCGACCGCCATATTGGCAATCACATTGTTCGGCACGGTAATCAGGGTTTTGGCAAAAGTCCGGATTTTGGTTGAGCGGAACCCGACCTCTTCAACGGTCCCTTCAATATCGCCGGCGAGAATCCAGTCGCCCGCCTTGAACGGACGGTCAAAGATAATCATCAGCGATCCGAAGATGTTGGCGATCGAATCACGTGCTGCCATGGCGACGGCAATGCCGCCGATTCCGAGCGAAGCGAGCAGGCCGGTGATTGAATAGCCGAGGTTCTGAATGACCATCAGAATGGCGAAGAAAATGATCAGGCCACGCAGAAACTTACGCATCATGCCGACCAGGTTTTCGTCGAGGGATGAAGAACTGCATTCGACCCGTTTGCACAGCAAGCGGTCGATAATGCCGGCCATGTTGAAAAAGGCCCGGGCGATCGCTATGGTCACCAGAACCTGGATCATCGCATGCGACAGGGATTGCAGGTTAACAGGCCTGGCCGGCAGCTCGAGGGTCTGTAGAGCAAGGAACAGCCCGCCGATAAAAACCAGCATTTCGGCCGGTTTCTGGAGGCTGGTGATGATCAGGTCATCATAATCGTTTTTTGTTTTGGCACTGATCGAATGCAAAACGCGGTCGTAGATGACGCCGAAAATCCGTTTGACGATCCAGGCGGCGATGATGATGCCGAGGGCGGTCAGCCATGATTGCACGGTAATTCCGAGAAAAGATTTTTCGAGAAAGGGTAGCAGAGAGTCCATGCCTGTTCCTTATTGAAGGTTGGTCAGCTTTATCTTCTTAGCAGAACTGGAATGTGAATGCAAGGTACTGATAATACAGATGGGAGACTGCAACTACGGCACGGTGTGGTACAATAGGACAGAAATAAAACAGCTAAAGGAGTGAGTCATGACTCAATCTCGGGACAGCTTCAATGTATTGAAAACACTCGAAGTTGATGGAGAGCAGTACGAATACTACAGCCTTGATGCCCTAGCCGATGCCGGACATGAAAAGGTTGCGCGGTTGCCCTTTACACTCAAGGTGCTGCTCGAAAATCTTTTGCGGTTTGAGGATGGCGACACGGTCGAGACCGGAGATATCGAAGCGGTCATCGATTGGCTGAAAGAAAGAAAATCGAATCACGAAATTGCTTATCGCCCGGCCCGGGTTTTGATGCAGGACTTTACCGGTGTTCCGGCGGTGGTCGATCTCGCCGCAATGCGCGACGCCGTTGCCCGGGCTGGCGGCGACCCGGAAGCGATCAATCCGCAGGTGCCGGTCGATCTGGTTATCGATCATTCGGTCATCGTCGACGAATACGGCAATCCGCAGGCTTTTCAGGCCAATGTCGAAAAAGAGATGGCGCGCAATCGTGAGCGCTATGCTTTTCTGCGCTGGGGGCAGATCGCTTTTGACAATTTCCGGGTGGTGCCGCCCGGGACCGGCATCTGCCACCAGGTCAATCTCGAGTACCTGGGGCGAACGGTCTGGAGTGAAGAGCGCAATGGCCGTAAACTCGCTTATCCGGATACGCTGGTCGGGACCGACAGCCATACGACCATGATTAACGGCCTGGCGATTCTCGGCTGGGGGGTCGGCGGCATCGAGGCCGAGGCGGCGATGCTCGGGCAGCCGATATCGATGATTATCCCCGAGGTTGTTGGCTTCAGGATGAAAGGCAAACTGAACGAAGGGGTCACGGCAACTGACCTGGTCCTGACCGTCACCCAGATGTTGCGTCAATTCGGGGTGGTCGGCAAGTTCGTCGAGTTCTTCGGCTCCGGCCTTTCGCAGATGCCGCTCGCCGATCGGGCGACCATTGCCAATATGTCCCCCGAGTATGGCGCCACCTGCGGCTGGTTCCCGATCGACAACGTGACCCTCGATTACCTCCGGCTGACCGGCCGCGAAGAGGTCGTCCCGTTGGTTGAGTCGTACGCCCGCGCCCAGGGTTTATGGCGCGAGGATGATACTCCCGACCCCGAATATACCGACGTTCTTGAGCTCGATCTGTCGACGGTGAAGCCGAGCCTTGCCGGCCCGAAGCGGCCGCAGGACCGGGTTGACCTGACCGCTCTGCGCAGCGCCACGGAAGCGACCTTCCCGGAAGGTGAAGCCGACAAGGAGCAGCCGGTTGAAGGCGCCGATTACAAATTGAAGCAGGGCGATGTCGTCATCTCGGCGATCACCTCCTGTACCAATACCTCCAATCCGGCGGTGATGATGGCGGCCGGTCTGCTCGCCAAAAAGGCGGTCGAGAAAGGGCTGAAACAGAAGCCCTGGGTCAAGACCTCGCTGGCGCCCGGCTCCAAGGTCGTAACCGATTACCTCGAGAAGGCCGGCCTGCAGATGTACCTCGATCATCTCGGCTACAATATTGTCGGTTACGGCTGCACAACCTGTATCGGCAACTCCGGGCCGCTCACCGGGCCGATCGCCGCCGCTATTGACGAAGGCGACCTGACCGTCTGTTAGGTACTCTCCGGGAACAGAAACTTTGAAGGTCGGGTCCATTCACAAACCAGGGCCAACTGGCTCGCTTCGCCGCCGCTGGTGGTGGCCTATGGCCTGGCCGGCACAACCCGGATCGACCTCTCTTCGGAGCCGCTCGGTCAGGACAAGGACGGCAACGATGTCTACCTGGCTGATATCTGGCCGAGTGATGCCGAGATTGCCGAGCTGGTCAAGATGGTTTCGGCGGCGATGTTTCGCGACAAGTACGCCGATGTCTTCAGCGGCGACAAGGCCTGGCAGTCACTTGAAGTCCCGGAAGAGAAAACGTATGCCTGGGATCTTGATTCAACCTACGTTCGCGAACCCTCGTTTTTCGAATTGCGCGAGGACCCGGAGCAGGGTCTGTCCGGCTTCAGCGGAGCGCGCGTTCTGGCCCTGCTCGGTGACTCGATTACCACCGACCATATCTCACCGGCCGGCGCCATTCTGGCCAGCAGTCCGGCCGGCACCTATCTTCAGGAGCACGACGTCAAGCCGCTCGATTTCAACTCCTACGGTTCACGGCGCGGTAACCATGAGGTGATGGTGCGCGGCACCTTCGCCAATATCCGGATTCGTAATGAAATGGTACCCGGCACCGAGGGTGGTTTTACCCGGCATGTTCCGAGCGGCAACGAGATGAGCATCTACGATGCGGCGGTCAAGTATGCCGAAGAGGACACGCCGCTGGTCGTGGTTGCCGGCAAGGAGTACGGAACCGGCTCGAGCCGCGACTGGGCGGCCAAAGGGACGCTGCTGCTCGGGGTCAAGGCGGTTATTGCCGAAAGCTACGAGCGGATTCACCGCTCCAACCTGATCGTTATGGGGATTCTCCCCCTGCAGTTCAAGGGTGGCGATACGCGCAGCAGCCTCGGCCTCGATGGCAGCGAAACATTTGATCTGCATGGGCAGAGTGAACCGCTGCAGCCGGGGCAGGATATAAGATTAACGATCCACCGCGCGGATGGCAGCTCAACAGATCTGACGGTGGCCAGCCGTATCGATACGGCCAATGAGGTTCAGTATTTTCTCAGCGGCGGAATTTTGAATTTCGTCCTGCGCAACCTGATGAAGTAAAAGTTTTAAGGGTCAGGTCTCAATTTCTGACACGCATGCAACTATAAAATTGTGTCAAATGTCGAGACCTGACCCCTTTTCACTTTTCATAGCTTCTTAATCGGTGTTTACCTGGATTCTGGGAAAACCGTTTCTGCATTTCCCCCCTGTTTGTTCCCACTGTCGCTTGACACTTCTCCTGGCAGTTATAATATTAGAGATGTGTAATGTTTGTTCTTTTCGTCACTGCTCCTGGCTTTTGTCTTGTCCGTTGCCGGCGGGCTGGAAAAGAATCAAGAGCTGACGATGAATGCTGTAATTCTTCCCTGGCACGCGGAGATAAAATATGAACTATCCCGTCTGGTATCTACCGGAAACCGGTGGTGGCCTGCTTATTGCCCTTATCGCAATAACCCATGTCTTTGTTGCCCATTTTGCGGTCGGTGGTGGTCTCTACCTGGTTTTGACCGAACGTAAAGGGTTGCGCGAGAATAACCCTGACATATTGGCTTTCACAAAACGTCATACCAGGTTTTTCATGCTTGTGACCATGGTTTACGGCGGCATAACCGGGGTCGGTATCTGGTTTATCATCTCCCTTGTGCAGCCGGCAGCGACATCCCTGCTTATCCATACGTTTGTCTATGGCTGGGCGGCGGAGTGGGTGTGGTTCCTGGTCGAGATCACGGCGCTGCTTGTCTATTACTACACCTTTGACAGAATGGACAGCCGTACGCACCAGGCGGTTGGCTGGATCTACTTCGTGGCCGCCTGGCTCAGCCTGTTCCTGATCAATGGCATTATCGATTTCATGCTGACCCCTGGAGCCTGGGTTGTTGATCACAATTTCTGGTCGGGATTTTTTAATCCGTCTTTTTGGCCATCTCTATTTTTCCGCACTTTTCTCTC
The window above is part of the Desulfuromonas sp. genome. Proteins encoded here:
- a CDS encoding mechanosensitive ion channel family protein, translated to MDSLLPFLEKSFLGITVQSWLTALGIIIAAWIVKRIFGVIYDRVLHSISAKTKNDYDDLIITSLQKPAEMLVFIGGLFLALQTLELPARPVNLQSLSHAMIQVLVTIAIARAFFNMAGIIDRLLCKRVECSSSSLDENLVGMMRKFLRGLIIFFAILMVIQNLGYSITGLLASLGIGGIAVAMAARDSIANIFGSLMIIFDRPFKAGDWILAGDIEGTVEEVGFRSTKIRTFAKTLITVPNNVIANMAVDNFSRMPKRRIKLNIGVTYDTTSKQMQTAVEKIRQLLKDDPAIDQEFFLVNFTDFGASSLDIMVYCFTTTTNWGEYLDARQALSLKIMETLEALGLEIAFPSRTVYLHESGESKPTGQ